The proteins below are encoded in one region of Candidatus Thiodiazotropha sp. LNASS1:
- a CDS encoding TRZ/ATZ family hydrolase → MPEQVDQLIHAEWIIPVVPENLVYTNHTLVVNRGRIAAILPTEQVASQYQSTQETNLPGHALIPGLINTHTHAAMALLRGLADDMPLMTWLNEHIWPAEAKWVSEEFIHDGSQMAIAEMLLGGTTCFNDMYFFPDITGRVANSAGIRAVLGLIAIDFPSAWASDGDDYLHKGLQVHDQFRTNPIIHTAFAPHAPYSVGNGILERIRILADELEIPIHMHVHETHDEIVQGLQHHDTRPLARLNELELLSPALAAVHMTHLEGDEIELFAASGGHVVHCPESNLKLASGFCPVAELMEAGINVALGTDGAASNNDLDMFSEMRSAALLAKGVANNASTLPAAKALSMATINGARALGLQQETGSLEPGKSADIVAVDLNRINTLPTYHPISQLVYAAGREQVTHVWVAGRPVVSAGSLTTLDTQQLLARTDEWRERIFASDVDS, encoded by the coding sequence ATGCCTGAACAGGTCGATCAACTCATCCATGCCGAATGGATCATTCCCGTGGTCCCTGAAAACCTGGTGTATACCAACCATACACTGGTGGTTAACCGGGGTCGCATAGCCGCCATATTACCCACCGAGCAGGTTGCGTCCCAATATCAGTCGACACAGGAAACCAATCTGCCGGGTCATGCGCTGATACCCGGTCTGATCAATACCCATACCCATGCAGCGATGGCCCTACTCAGAGGACTGGCCGATGACATGCCGCTGATGACCTGGCTGAACGAGCATATATGGCCCGCGGAGGCCAAATGGGTCAGTGAGGAATTCATCCATGACGGCAGCCAAATGGCGATTGCAGAGATGCTCCTGGGCGGTACCACCTGCTTCAACGACATGTATTTTTTTCCCGATATTACCGGACGGGTTGCGAACAGTGCGGGTATCCGGGCAGTACTCGGCCTGATCGCCATCGATTTCCCCTCCGCCTGGGCCAGTGACGGTGACGACTACCTGCATAAAGGCCTGCAGGTACACGATCAATTTCGCACCAATCCCATCATTCATACCGCATTCGCACCCCACGCCCCCTACTCTGTCGGGAATGGGATATTGGAACGAATCCGCATCCTGGCGGATGAGCTTGAGATACCTATCCATATGCATGTCCACGAAACCCATGACGAAATCGTGCAGGGCCTGCAACACCATGACACCCGCCCGTTGGCCAGGTTGAACGAACTGGAACTGCTGTCGCCTGCGCTGGCAGCGGTGCACATGACCCATCTCGAAGGTGATGAGATCGAGCTGTTCGCGGCCAGTGGCGGGCATGTGGTGCACTGCCCCGAGTCGAATCTGAAACTGGCGAGCGGATTCTGCCCGGTCGCTGAACTGATGGAAGCGGGGATCAATGTGGCGCTGGGTACTGATGGCGCAGCCAGTAATAACGATCTGGATATGTTCAGTGAGATGCGCAGCGCCGCCCTGCTGGCCAAAGGGGTGGCGAATAACGCCAGCACGCTGCCCGCCGCCAAGGCGCTCTCGATGGCTACCATCAATGGCGCCCGGGCGCTTGGCCTGCAGCAAGAGACAGGATCACTCGAGCCCGGAAAGTCGGCCGACATAGTGGCGGTGGATCTGAACCGGATCAATACCCTGCCAACCTACCACCCCATCTCTCAACTGGTCTATGCCGCCGGCCGTGAGCAGGTTACCCATGTTTGGGTGGCTGGCCGGCCCGTTGTCAGTGCGGGTAGTCTGACAACCCTGGATACGCAACAACTGCTGGCGCGCACCGACGAATGGCGGGAACGCATTTTTGCATCGGATGTCGACAGTTAA
- the mtnA gene encoding S-methyl-5-thioribose-1-phosphate isomerase, which yields MDLSQYMTQVTADDAIVWRDGHLFLLDQRKLPGEVTFLELNNAAETARAITDMVVRGAPAIGITAAYGVVLAGGMAFQSSAEHWKEVLKADLECLKRSRPTAANLFWALGRMEVLIKGLPEAGDPREALLQEALAIHKDDIKANRHMGELGASLLDVDSGVITHCNAGALATGGYGTALGVIRSAYKRGLIRQVFADETRPWLQGARLTAWELLQDGIPVTLLADGAAAHRMAQGGVDWIIVGSDRIAANGDVANKIGTYSLAVAAKYHGVKVMVAAPTSTIDMGIACGSEIPIEVRGEDELLSCGGRQIAANGAGVWNPVFDITPAELVDAIVTERGVVLSPNEKKIEKMMANTPESL from the coding sequence ATGGATCTCTCCCAATACATGACTCAGGTAACGGCCGACGACGCGATCGTTTGGCGGGATGGACATCTGTTCCTGCTGGATCAGCGCAAGCTGCCCGGCGAGGTGACCTTCCTGGAATTGAACAACGCGGCCGAAACCGCCCGGGCGATTACAGACATGGTGGTGCGCGGTGCGCCGGCGATTGGCATCACCGCAGCGTATGGTGTGGTTCTGGCCGGAGGCATGGCCTTCCAGTCATCCGCAGAGCATTGGAAGGAGGTTCTCAAGGCCGACCTTGAATGCCTTAAACGATCCCGTCCAACCGCGGCAAATCTCTTTTGGGCGCTGGGCAGGATGGAGGTGCTGATAAAGGGTCTGCCTGAAGCCGGAGATCCCAGGGAGGCGCTGTTGCAAGAGGCCTTGGCGATCCATAAAGACGATATCAAGGCAAACCGGCATATGGGGGAGCTGGGTGCCTCCCTGCTGGATGTCGATAGCGGTGTCATCACCCATTGCAACGCCGGTGCCCTCGCCACCGGCGGATACGGTACTGCGCTGGGAGTGATTCGATCCGCCTATAAGCGGGGACTGATTCGGCAGGTCTTCGCGGATGAGACCCGGCCCTGGCTGCAGGGAGCGCGCCTGACCGCCTGGGAGCTGTTGCAGGACGGTATACCTGTCACTCTCCTGGCCGATGGGGCGGCCGCTCATCGCATGGCCCAAGGGGGCGTCGACTGGATCATTGTGGGATCGGACCGGATCGCGGCAAACGGTGACGTGGCGAACAAGATCGGCACATACAGCCTGGCAGTGGCAGCCAAGTACCATGGTGTAAAGGTGATGGTGGCGGCGCCTACCTCAACCATCGATATGGGTATCGCTTGTGGCAGCGAGATACCTATCGAGGTAAGGGGTGAAGATGAGTTGCTCTCCTGCGGGGGGCGTCAGATTGCCGCGAACGGTGCGGGGGTATGGAATCCGGTGTTCGATATCACCCCGGCTGAATTGGTTGATGCGATTGTCACAGAAAGAGGCGTTGTCCTTTCGCCAAATGAGAAAAAGATAGAAAAAATGATGGCGAATACGCCTGAGAGCCTCTGA